The window CTGCTGCCTTGCGGCCCTGGGTCCGGCGTGTGTCGGTGTATCAGGGAAGCACTGTGTACCACGGATAGCGGGTGATCTCGCGGTAGCCCATTCTCCTGTAGATCGGCTCGCCCATGACCGACGCCTGAAGCGCGGCGACGCGGGCTCCCATGTCGAAGCCGGCGTTGCCCGCTGTGCGGGTCGCGATCTCGGCGAGTCCGCGGCCGCGTGCTTCGGGCGTCGTTCCGACCCAGTACAAGCCGGCCACACCGTGTGTGACCATGACCATCGCTGCGGCCGACGCAGCGCCGGCCACCCGTATGAGGAACGCGCAGACGTGCGGCAGATCGAAAAAGCGCTCGTCGGCGAACTGCTCGTGCGCGATCTTCGGCGGCATTCCGTAGGTCGCATAGGCCGCGCCGGTCACGTCGGCGAATTCCCTAGCGGCAACGCTGCCGCTTACCCGCTCGATCGTCACGCCGGCCGGCAAAGCAACATCGGGAAGGCGCCCGTCGAGCGCCATCCCGGGACTGTAGCCGATCCGTCCGATGCCGTCGGCTTCGAGCGCTTCGGCGATGTCCAGATCGCGGTGCGACATCAGGCAGTACGTGTAGCCGTGGCCGCGCGGCCCGAACCATTGCTTCGCGCGCGCGATGACGCCGGCCGCCGGCAGCGCCGGCTCGAGCCGCATGACGCCCGTGAAGCCGACGGGAAAGCGATGTCCGGGTACGAAGAAGACGAGCCCGTCTTCTTCGTGGACGACGCCACCGGCGGTCGAGCGGGCACCTTCGCGATTGAACTCGATGTAGTTGAGGTCGGCCCGTCGGAGCAGCTCGGCGTCGTCCATCGGGCGACGATGCGACGGACTCGCGGACAAGGAAAATACCACCGAGGTTCCAGCAGGAAGCAAAAAAGACTTCCGATGTCATGGCCTTGCTTCGAGCCCACCGCTGGTGTTACCTGATATGGTAACACCAGGCGGTGACCAGAATCCGCCGTGGAAACTATATCTTCGTTACATGGCGCGGCGATCATCTCCCGCGCCGTCTTCATGTTTATCGGGACGGACGGCTGATCGTGAAGTGGAACCTTGAAACGAACGCGCCGATTGCCGGTGTCGCCGATGCGCGCGTGCGGTGGATGATTGCCAGCCTGCGGCGGGAGAAGCTCGTATGAAAGTGCGTCGCGCCAGCATCAATCTCCGCAAGAAACAGCTCGAGCTCGTGACGAGATCAGGCCGGCTGTATCCGATGCCATTCGCGAGAATGATGCCGAGGCCTTCGGTGAAGGATCCGGTCGTCGAGCTTCATCTGGATTCGGAGCTCGGGAACGAAGCCGTGACCTACACGCTGGCCTCGGGCGAGGAGGGATCGGTTCATATCGACCACGCGCTCGATTATAACTCCGACCCCACCTACCTGGCAGAACTGGCCCTGCACCGCCTGACGTGCGACGTTGCTTCGCACGTAAAATCTTCCGGACTCAGTATCCGTGAAATCGCACGGCGACTGCGCACGTCGGTGACCCAGGTGTACCGGCTTCTCGATACGACGAACTATTCGAAAAGCTTCGTTCAGACGCATGCGCTACTGCAGATCGTCGACTGCGAGCTGAAGGTGGAAGTAAAGCCGCGACGCGCATCCCGCGCTTCGAGCGCGAAGGCCCGTTCACGAAAAGCGGCTTGAAAAGCCGCCGGTCCTCGGTCCCCGCCAAACGACTGCGTCAGATGGCATTGACCGATCGCTCACGGTCGCGGCGGCACGTCGAAGCTGCCGCCGATGCCGAGGACCTTCACGCGGTCGCGATCCCCGCCGGCCGCGTCCGCTGCGGCGAGCAGCTCTTTCGGCGGAAGATCGAGCGGCTCGAACGACAGCTTGAACGTGCCCCAGTGCATCGGGATCAGATAGCGCGCGCCGAGCTCGCGAAAAGCCCGGTATGCTTCGGCGGGATTGATGTGCTGCTCGCGCATGAACCAGCGCGGCTCGTACGCGCCGATCGGAAGCAGCGCGACATCGATGGGCGCCAGCTTCTTCCCATACTCGCGGAATCCCTGGAAGTATCCGGTGTCGCCGGCGAAGAAGTAGCGCGCCGTCCCGGAGTCGATGAGCCACGAGCACCACAGCGTGCTGTTGGTGGCGAGCTCGATGCGCCGCGACCAGTGCTGCGCCGGCAGACACGTCACCGTCCATCGGCCGCGCGTCGCGCTCTGCCACCAGTCGAGCTCGACGACGTCGTTGCGCCCGCGGTCGCGAAACCATGCCGCGAGACCGAGCGGAACGAACCAGTGCATGGTTGCCGGCAGGGCTTCGATGCTGTCGGCATCGAGGTGATCGTTGTGTGCATGAGAAATCACGCCCATCGCGTCCGCCGGAATCGACTCCAGCGGGAGCCCCGGCGGCGTGCGGCGGCCGACGACGAACATGCGCGTCGCGAAGTTGGGATCGGTCACGACCACGTCGCTGCCGTCGTGAATGGCCATGGTCGCATGGCCGATCCACGTGATGCGCGGCGACGGCAACGGCTCCGAAAGATCGCTTCCGTCGTTGGCGACCACGGGAAGGACCGGGGCGGCGCTGGTATCGAACGGATTCCGCGTCAGCCCGAACCGCACCATCTTGAGGAAGCTCGGCGTGAATGGATGCCACGGGTTGAAAAAGCGCCCGTCGCGAACGTGCGGAGCATAAAGCAGAGCCGGATCGTCGCTGCCGTCGTCGGTTGCTGCAGCTTCGGGACTGACCGGCGACGACAGGCAGCCCGCGGCACACATGGCCAGCGCGAGGATCCACAACCGGAAGCTGGTCACCGCCGGAAAGGGCAGCAGGGAACGACGCGAGTCAAGCGGCGTGATCGCGGCAGCGTTGTGCGAAGGCGTCGCGACGGGTCTAATCGCCCGGTGCCGGTCGCCAGGCAGAATTCTCGTGCTCGATCGGCCGTTCCAGGATGGATCGGCGCCGCTGCGCTCGTCACGCTGCTCGCGTCGTGCAGCAGCCCGCGGGCCAGCTCGGAGGTTGTCTTCTGGGCGATGGGCAGCGAAGCCGAAGTCGCCGACTCGGTGCTCGACGGATTTCGCCGCACGCATCCGCAGATTCCGGTGCGGGTGCAGAGAGTGCCGTGGAGCGCCGCGCACGAAAAGCTGCTGACGGCCTATGTTGCCGGCTCGATGCCGGATGTCTTCCAGCTCGGCAATACATGGATCGCCGAGCTGGCCGCGCTCGGTGCGCTCGAGCGGCTCGATGATCGCGTCGCCGGCTCCGGCGCATCGGGCGAGTCCGGCGAATTCCGGGAGCCCGGCAAGTCCGACAATTCCGACAAGATGACCCGCGAGGATTTTTTCCCGGGTGCGCTCGAACCGAACCTCATCGACGGCGAGCTCGTCAGCTTGCCGTGGTACGTCGACACGCGGATCCTTTTTTATCGAAGCGATCTGCTGGCTGCGGCCGGTATCGCCGGTGCGCCTCGCACGTGGCAACAGTGGCGAGCGGCGATGCAGAAGGTGCGCGCGTCCGGCAAGCGCTACGGCGTGTTCCTTCCGATCGACGAATGGCAGACGCCGGTACTGCTCGCGCTCGGCGCCGGCGCGTCCTTGCTGCGCGACAACGACGGCCGCGGAAATTTCCAGAGCGACGAGGTCCGCCGCGCGTTCGGCTTCTACGCGAGCCTGTTTGCTGACGATCTCGCTCCGCGCGGATCGGACGCGCAGCTCGCGAACCTCTACCGCGAGTTTGCGGCCGGCTATTTTGCCTTCCTCGTCACCGGCCCGTGGAACCTGGGCGAGATGAAGCACCGGCTTCCGCCCGAGCTCGACGGCTCGTGGACGACGGCGCCCGTTCCCGCTCCGGACGACGAAGACAGCGCCGGGTCCCGCACACCGGGGCCGTCGCAGGTCCCCGAGGCCGGCGGCACAGGCGCCTCGATCGCGGGCGGAGCAAGTCTTGCCGTCTCGTCGTCGTCGCCGCGCAAGGACGCGGCGTGGCAGCTCGTCGAATATCTGGTCTCGCCTGCGGTCCAGGCCGCGTTCCGCGAGCGAACCGGCGACCTGCCGTCGCGGCGCAGCGCCTGGGACGTGCACGGCCAGAACGACGATGACGGCGACGAACGAGTGCGCGCGTTTCGCACGCAGCTCGATCACCTCGCAGCCACGCCGCGCGTTCCGGAATGGGAACGGATTGCCGCGCGCATCACGCTCCATCTCGAGCGCGTCGTTCGCGGCGACACCGATCTCGACCATGGCCTGGCCGATCTCGATCGCGACGTCGATGCGATCCTTGCGAAGCGCCGATCGCTCGCCGGCGCGGCTGCGCGACGCCGTGGAGACGGCGCATGAGCCGGCGCGCGCGTCGTGAGGCAAGCCGCGCAGCCGCCGGAGCCATGCTGGCCGCGCCGGCACTGATGGTGATCGCGCTCTTCTTCTTCGTGCCGGTCGCCGCATCGCTCGTCCTCAGCGTGACCGACTTCGACCTCTATTCGATCGCCGACCTGTCGGTGCTTCGATTCGCCGGCCTCGCGAACTATTCCGCGATTCTCTCCGATCCCCAGTTCTGGCGGGCGATGCGCAATACGTTCTACTTCGTGCTGGTGGGCGGGCCGCTTTCGATCGCCGTGTCGCTCGCGGCCGCCCTGCTCGTCGATGCGCGCGCCGCGCGCTGGAAAGGGATCTTCCGGACGATCTTCTTCCTGCCGGTCACGACGACCATCGTCGCGATCGCGGTGGTCTGGCGCTACCTCTACCACCCGCGCTACGGCCTGCTGAACCAGGCACTGCTCGCGATGGGCTTCGCACCGATCGACTGGCTCGGCGATCCCGCATGGTCGATGCCGGCCATCATCCTGATGGCGGTCTGGAAGAACTTCGGGTTCAACATGATCATCCTGCTCGCCGGGCTGCAGAGCATTCCCGAGCGACTTTACGAGGCCGCGAGTCTCGACGGCGCGCGCGCGTGGAGACAGTTCCGCTCGATCACGCTGCCGCTGCTCGCGCCGACGCTCGGCTTCGTCACGCTGCTGACGGCGATCGGATATTTCCAGTTCTTCGCCGAGCCGTACGTGATGACGCAGGGAGGGCCGGCCGGCAGCACGCGCAGCGTCGTGCT of the Candidatus Limnocylindrales bacterium genome contains:
- a CDS encoding MBL fold metallo-hydrolase; the protein is MTSFRLWILALAMCAAGCLSSPVSPEAAATDDGSDDPALLYAPHVRDGRFFNPWHPFTPSFLKMVRFGLTRNPFDTSAAPVLPVVANDGSDLSEPLPSPRITWIGHATMAIHDGSDVVVTDPNFATRMFVVGRRTPPGLPLESIPADAMGVISHAHNDHLDADSIEALPATMHWFVPLGLAAWFRDRGRNDVVELDWWQSATRGRWTVTCLPAQHWSRRIELATNSTLWCSWLIDSGTARYFFAGDTGYFQGFREYGKKLAPIDVALLPIGAYEPRWFMREQHINPAEAYRAFRELGARYLIPMHWGTFKLSFEPLDLPPKELLAAADAAGGDRDRVKVLGIGGSFDVPPRP
- a CDS encoding extracellular solute-binding protein, whose translation is MPVARQNSRARSAVPGWIGAAALVTLLASCSSPRASSEVVFWAMGSEAEVADSVLDGFRRTHPQIPVRVQRVPWSAAHEKLLTAYVAGSMPDVFQLGNTWIAELAALGALERLDDRVAGSGASGESGEFREPGKSDNSDKMTREDFFPGALEPNLIDGELVSLPWYVDTRILFYRSDLLAAAGIAGAPRTWQQWRAAMQKVRASGKRYGVFLPIDEWQTPVLLALGAGASLLRDNDGRGNFQSDEVRRAFGFYASLFADDLAPRGSDAQLANLYREFAAGYFAFLVTGPWNLGEMKHRLPPELDGSWTTAPVPAPDDEDSAGSRTPGPSQVPEAGGTGASIAGGASLAVSSSSPRKDAAWQLVEYLVSPAVQAAFRERTGDLPSRRSAWDVHGQNDDDGDERVRAFRTQLDHLAATPRVPEWERIAARITLHLERVVRGDTDLDHGLADLDRDVDAILAKRRSLAGAAARRRGDGA
- a CDS encoding sugar ABC transporter permease; protein product: MSRRARREASRAAAGAMLAAPALMVIALFFFVPVAASLVLSVTDFDLYSIADLSVLRFAGLANYSAILSDPQFWRAMRNTFYFVLVGGPLSIAVSLAAALLVDARAARWKGIFRTIFFLPVTTTIVAIAVVWRYLYHPRYGLLNQALLAMGFAPIDWLGDPAWSMPAIILMAVWKNFGFNMIILLAGLQSIPERLYEAASLDGARAWRQFRSITLPLLAPTLGFVTLLTAIGYFQFFAEPYVMTQGGPAGSTRSVVLLMYEEGFRWWNLGRAAAIAFLLFIVILAATALQLRLARAGLSSAPEPARRNPA